The DNA window AGGTGGCCAGGCTCCTTCGAGCGGAGCATGCCCGCAAGCCCCTCGCTGCCCTTCTTACCGTGGGGGACAATTTCTACCCCCGGGGGCAGGTGGTGGAAGGCTTTCTCCGGGAGCTTCCCCCCGTGCCCCTCTACCCCGCCTTTGGCAACCGGGTGCTGGACCGCTTTGTCCTTAGGAAGGGCTCCCCATGACGTGCACGTGCACGTGGAAGACCTCCTGTCCCCCCTTCTCCCCCACGTGCACCTGGACCTTGTAGCCCTCTAGCCCCAAGGACCGCGCCACCCGGTTGGCGGTGCGGAAAAGGGCCCCGAGCTTCCTCTCCCCCTCCTCCGTGTCGGGGTAGTCGGAAAGCTTCTCTACGTGCTCCTTGGGCACCACCAAAACATGCACCGGGGCCCTAGGCCTTATGTCGTGGAAGGCCACAAAGCCCGCATCCTCGTAGACCTTCCGGGAAGAAAGCTCCCCGGCGATGATGCGGCAGAACACGCACTCCATGGGGAAAAGTCTACCCTAAGGGAAGCTCCACAGGAAGCGGCGGCCCTTCCACCACCGCCTCCACCCGGCCCAAAAGGGTGTACCCCTCCGCCCCCTCCACCCGGGCCAAAACCGTGTCCCCGGGCCGGGTAGGCCCAGAAAGCCGGGCCTCGTAGTAGTCAGGGGTATGGCCTAAGGCCAAGCCATCCTGGATCCTCTCCACCAGGACCTCCACCTGGCTTCCCAGCTTGGGCCTTAGGCGCTCCTCCGCTAGGCGCTGGGCCAAGGCGATGATCTCCTTGGTGCGCCGCTTGCGCACCTCTGGGGGCACCTGGGGCATGGAGGCCGCCTTGGTCTTGGGCCTGGGGGTGTAGGTGAAGGCGTGGACCCGGGTGGGCCTGAGCTCCTCCAAGAAGGCTAGGGTTTCCTGGTGCTCCTCCTCGGTCTCCGTGGGTAGGCCGGCAATGACGTCCGTGGTGAGGGCAAAGCCGGGGATAAGCTCGTAGGCCCTCTGCACCAGCTTACGGTAGTAGGCCTTGTCGTAGCGGCGGCCCATGAGCCTTAGGAGGCGGTCCGAGCCCGTCTGCAGGGAAAGGTGCAGGTGGGGCCTGACCCCGGGGGCATAGCGGGCGATGACCCCAAGGAGATCCTCCCCCACGTCCTCGGGCTCAATGGAGGAAAGCCGCACCCTTGCCCCCAGGTGGTGGAGGTCCTCCACCAACCCCGCAAGGCCCTTGGGATGGCCCCGGTAGCTTCCCAGCCGCACCCCCGTGAGCACGATTTCCTTGATGCCCATCCGGAGAAGCGTCTCCGCCTCCGCCAAGGCGTCCCGGAAGTCCCGGTGCCGCTCCTTGCCCCGTAGCCGGGGGATGATGCAGTAGGCGCAGCCCACCTGGCAGCCATCCTGCACCTTCAAAAAGGCCCGCACCCGGCTATTCAAAAGCCCCCTCTCCCCCGCCCCCCAGAACTCGTTGGGGGGGGTGGTGATGGGGTCTGCGGGGAGGCCAAAGTGCTCCAGGATCACCTTGGGAAGCTCCGCTTTGCGGGTGTTGGGCACCACGGCGTCGGCACCCAGTTCCCGCACCTCCTCAGGGGCAAGCTCGGCATAGCATCCCGTGACCACGATAAAGGCCTTGGGATTAGCCCTCCTGGCCCGGCGGATCTCCTTGCGGGCGTCGGCCTCGGCGGTGGTGGTCACCGCGCAGGTGTTGATGACCACCAGGTCGGCCCCCGCCTCGAGGGGAACCACCTCCGGCTCCAAGGCCTTAAGGAAGCCCAAAAGGGCCTCGGTTTCCACCTGGTTCACCTTGCACCCCAGGGTGCGGAAGGCCGCGCGCATCCTTTCCATTCTGGTAGGCTAAGGGGACCAAGTCAACAACCGGGGGCAGAGTGTGATCCCCCCCACTTGCGGTGAAAACCCCAGGAGTTGTAGCATCACCTCCGTCTGCCCCAAGATATGGGGGAAGGCCCTTGGGGCCAGCGATCTTGTCCACTCAAGTACTCAGGGAGGATTTATGGAGCATTTGTTTGATGAGCACGCACAGGCCATCGCCAAACGCCAGTATCTGCAAGAAGGGGATGGGGACATCCTGGGCATGTTCCGCCGGGTGGCCCGGGAGATCGCCAAGGTGGAGAAGCCGGAAGACCGCGCCTTCTGGGAGGAAAAGTTTTACCATCTCATGGCCTCCAAGCGCTTCTCCCCTGGGGGGCGCATCCTGTCGGGGGCGGGCACCCTGCACGGCAACCTTCTGAACTGCTTTGTGCAAGGGGCCACGGAGAACCCACCGGAAAGCTTTGAAGGCATCATGGAGGTGGCCAAGAAACTGGCCCTGGTCACCAAGGTGGGCGGGGGCAATGGGGTCAACCTGGACCCCTACCGCTCCAAGGGGAACCGCAAGCGCCGGGCGGTGCAGGGGGTGGCCTACCTCTCCGCCCGCCATCCCGATGTGACCGACTTCATCCGGGGCCTGATGCGCCCCCCCACCAATCCCGAAGGGGAAAAGGAGGAGATCGCCCTGAAGAACTTCAAAAGGGCCGTTTACGGGGAGGTTTCCCCCGAGCTTAGGTCCCTGGCGGAGCGCTACGGGGTAGGCATCCTCAAGGAACCTCCTGAGGCCATCCGGGTGCCCGACGACATGGGGGGGATTATCGACGCCGCCCAAAAGGCCGCCGACCTGGCCCGCAAGGGCTTTTCGCCCCATGTGGACTTCTCCCTTCTACGGCCCGAAGGAGCCCCCATCCGGGGCTCTGGGGGCACCAGCTCGGGGCCGGTGAGTTTTCTGTTTGAAATCTTTGACAACTTCCTGGAGTGGGCGGCTCTTGGGGCGGAGGAGGCTGGTCCCGTAGCCACCTTGCGGTATGTATACGCTCCCGTACTGAGGGTGGTGCGCCAAGGCGGGACCCGCCGTGGCGCAGGCATGGCCACCCTTTCCATAGAGCACCCGGACCTTCTGGACTTCCTCACCGCCAAGGACCTGGACCGGGAGAAGGCGGAAGGGGACATCTCCACCTTCAACATCTCCGTCCTGGTCACCGAGGCCTTCATGAAGGCCCTCGAGGAGGACGCCCTTTGGCCCGTGACCCCCATTGAGGTGCCGGGCAAGTACTACCCCTACCCCGTGGAGGGCACCTACACGGGCCATATCCCCAGCCTGCCGGAACGGGAGGACGGGGCCAAGCCCATCCCCCTCTATGGGGGCAAGGTCCCCGCCCGCTGGCTTTGGCACGAGATCGCCTGGCACGCCTGGGCCACGGGAGAGCCGGGGCTCATCTTTGTGGACAGGATCAATGAGCTTTCCGCCCTAAAGGGGCTTGGGCCCAGGTACCAGATACACTCCACCAACCCCTGCTTCGTGGGCAGCACCCGCATCCCCACGGAGTACGGCCTGGTGCCCATTGAAGAACTGGTCCAGAAGGGAAGTTTCTTTCTGGTCACCGATAACCGGGCTCCCTTCGGGGGCTTGGGTGGACCTAGGCCGGGAATGGGCACCACTGTGCGCCGGGCCGCCAAGGCCTTCTTCACCGGGGTCAAGCCCGTGGTGCGCCTCACCACCCGGGAGGGCCTCGAGGTCACCCTTACCCCGGACCACAAGGTCCTAACCCCCGAGGGGTACCGAAAGGCGGGTGGCCTCAAGCCTGGGGACCGCATCCTGGTGCAAAGCGGAGAGGGCCTCTTCCCCAAGGAGGAGCTCCTCCCTGTCCCTGCCCTGGCCGTGGCCCAAGCCCGGGTAGCCACCGCGGGAAGCCGGGGCGGCAGGGGGCGCCAGGACGTGCAGGCCCAATATACCAACCTTCCCACCCGGTGGAGCCGGGAGCTAGGGGTAGCCCTGGGGTGGCTTTTGGGCGATGGCTATCTCCGGGAGGATGGGGTAGGCTTCTACTTCTCCCGGCAGGACTTTGAAAACGTTTCCTGGCTCCCCACCCTTCTAAGGGATTGGTTTGGCGGGGGAAGCCTACAAGAAACCCCCTCTTCCACTTACCACCTCCATTTCAACCGGATCCCCTCCGAGTTCTTCCAGGCCCTAGGGGTAAAACCCGCTAAGGGCACGGAGAAACGGGTCCCCGAAAGCCTCTTCCGGGCACCCCGCGAGGCCGTGGTGGGGTTTCTCCAAGGCCTTTTCAGCGCCGACGGCTCGGTGCAGATCAACCCCCACAAAAAGGACGCCACCATCCGCTTGGCCTCCTCGAGCCCGGAGCTTTTAAAGGATGTGCAGCTCCTTCTCCTCAACCTGGGCATCTATGGGAAGATCTACAAGCGCCGCGAGGCTGGGCTCAAGGCCTTACCCGATAGCCAGCGAAAGCCCAAGCTCTACCCGGTGGCCGCCCAGTACGAGCTTATTCTCGGGGCGGAAAACCGGGACCATTTCGCCGAGGTGGTGGGTTTCCTACAAAAGGAGAAGCAGGAAAAGCTCACCTCCTTCCTTAAAGCACGTCCCCGGGGGAGCTACGGAAAACCCTTCCTGGCCACCGTGGAAAAGATAGAGCCCGCTGGGGAGGCACCGGTTTACGATCTCACCGAGCCGGTCACCCACAGCCTCATCGCCGGAGGCTTGGTCTGCCACAACTGCGGGGAAATCCCCCTCACCACAGGCGAGCCCTGCGACCTGGGAGCCCTGAACCTGGCCGCCTACGTGAAGGATGGGGTCTTCCAGATGGAGGAGTTCCGAAAGGATGTCCACACCGCCATCCGCTTCCTGGACAACGTCCTGGACGTGAACCAGTTCGCCCTTAAGGACAACGAGGAGGCGGCCAAGAAGCTCCGCAGGCTGGGTCTCGGGGTCATGGGCCTGGCGGACGCCCTCATCAAGATGGGCCTCCCCTACGCCTCAGAGGCGGCCAGGGAAAAGGTCTACGAGATCATGTCCGCTATGCGGGAGGAGGCCATCAAGGCCTCGGAAGCCTTAGCCGAGGAGAGGGGCCCCTTCCCCCTCTACGAGGAGCACCGGGAGTACTTTGCCGCCTTAGGGGTAAGGCCCAGGCGCAACGTGGCCCTCCTCACCGTGGCCCCCACCGGCACTACCAGCATGCTCATGGGGGTTAGTAGCGGCATCGAGCCCGTCTTCAGCCCCTTCGTGTGGCGCAGGATCGGCGGGGAGTACAAGCCCCTCCTCCACCCCCTCTTCGTGGAGCTCATGGAGGCCTACCCGCCCCACCCCGAGTACGAGAAGGGGGGGAAGTGGGACTGGGACAGGATCATCTCCGCCATCCAGGAGGACGGGCACGGCTCCGTGAAGAACCTCCCCTTCGTCCCTGAGGCCATACGCCAGATCTTCGAGTGCGCCCACGACATCCACCCCCTGGACCACGTGCGCATGCAGGGAGCCGTCCAGCGGGCCTTCGACTCCGAGGGGTATGCGGGCAACTCCCTCTCCAAGACCATCAACCTGCCCAACCACGCCACCGTGGAAGAGGTGGAGGCCGCCTACCTGGAGGCCTACCGCACGGGGTGCAAGGGCATCACCGTCTACCGGGATGGCTCCCGGGAGTTCCAGGTGCTGACGGTAAAGAAAGCGGAGGAAAAGAAGGAGTCGCCGGTGGACGGGCAAGGTATGGGCTCCCACCTAGAAGAAGCTCCCTGGGCTTCCAACCCTGTCCCCCAGGCCCCTTCATCGGCACCTCAGCCGGGCACCCCCATATACGAGCGCCCAGGGAGGCTCATGGGCTTCACCGACATGGTCAAGCTCCTCTCCCCCGATGGGGGCAAGCGGAGCTTTTTGGTCACGGTGAACATGCTGGAAGGAAGGCCTATAGAGGTCATCCTCACCTCGGGCAAGGCGGGGGACGAGGCCAACGCCGATTCCGAGGCCTTAGGCCGGGTGGTTTCCATCGCCCTCCAATACGGGGTGCCCCCGGAGGCCCTCATCCGCACCCTTAGGGGCATCAACGGTGGGCTCTACGGCACCTACCAGGGGAGGCTGGTGTCCAGCAAGGCGGACCTGATCGCCGTGGCCTTGGAAACCATCCCCGAGGCCCTGAAGGGACAAGCTGCCCCTAGCCCTGAGGCAACCCCGCAGGTTCATTTGGGGAATGGGGACCCTGTGGCAGAGCTGGCCGGGATACCCCCCCTCTCCGGCGGTTCCCTGGGGGGGAGGGGGCCTCAAGAGGGACGGCTGGCCCTGGCGGGGGCCAGCACCTGCCCTGTCTGCGGGCAAAAGGCCCTGGTGCGGGAGGAAGGGTGCTTTAAGTGCCAGGTATGCGGTTATTCCAAGTGCGGTTAGGTGCGCCCTAGGGACCCAGGCCCCACCGGCTAGTCCGGTGGGGCCTTACACTAACGATATGGTCCAGCCCCGGCGCTTCACCCGCAAGGAGTACCGCCGCCTCCTGGAGGCTGGGGTGATCCAGGAGGATGAACGGGTGGAGCTCATTGAGGGTACCGTGGTGGAAATGAGCCCCATAGGAAGCCGGCATGCCGCAGGGGTCAAAAAGCTCAACGCCCTCTTTCACCAAGCCCTGGGGGAGCGGGCCCTTGTGGGAGTCCAGGACCCCATAAGGCTTTCCCCTTTTTCCGAACCCCAGCCGGACCTGGTCCTCCTGAAGGTGCGCCCCGACTTCTATGCCCAGGATCACCCTGGTCCGGAAGACATCCTTCTCCTGGTGGAGGTGGCCGAGGCTTCCCTAGCCTATGACCGTCAAGTAAAGCTTCCCCTTTACGCCCAGGCAGGGATTCCGGAGGTCTGGCTGGTGAACCTGGAGGAAAACAGGGTGGAGGTCTACCGGAATCCTATGGGAGGGGCCTTTCAGGAGGTGCGGGAGCTAGGCCCTGAGGACACCCTGTCCCCCATGGCCTTCCCTCAGGTTTCGTGGAAGGCAAAGGAGATTCTGCCTTGATCCGCATCAAGATCTGCGGCATAACCCGGTTGGAGGACGCCCTTCTGGCGGAGGCCCTGGGGGCCTTCGCCTTGGGATTTGTCTTCGCCCCGGGCTCCAAAAGGCGGGTGGCCCTCGAGGTGGCCCGGAGCATCTCGGAGGCCCTGGGGCCCTTGGCGGTGCGGGTAGGGGTCTTCCAGGACCAAGGCCCCGAGGAGGTGCTGAGGCTTGCGGAGGGGGCCAAGCTCCAGGTGGTCCAGCTCCATGGCCAGGAACCCCCGGAGTGGGCGGAGGCCATCGGCAAGCACTACCCCGTCATCAAAGCCTTTTCCCTCACCGGCCCCGCAGACCCCGCCTGGAAGGACTACCCCGCCAGCGCCCTCCTTCTGGACGGCAAGGTCCCGGGAAGCGGCCAGGCCTACCCAAGGGACTGGGCCCGGCCCCTTTTGCAAACCGGGAAGCGGGTGATCCTGGCCGGAGGGATCACCCCGGAAAACCTGGAGGAGGTTCTGGCGCTAAGGCCCTACGCCCTGGACCTTTCCAGCGGGGTGGAACAGGCCCCCGGGGTGAAGGACGAGGCCAAGTTGAGAAGGCTCTTCGCTAAAGTTAGAGATTTTGCGGCCCGGCGTATGATGGAAAGGTGATCGGCCAGAAGCACCCCTACTACCCCTTTTTGGAAACCATGCTGGAAGCCGCCCACCTGGCCAAGGGCATCCACGCCTACTACTTGGAAAAGGGCTTCACCCACGGCACCAAGTCCGGCCCCACCGATCTGGTGACCCAGGCGGACCGGGAATCGGAGGAGGCCATCAAAGAGCTTCTCCTTTCCCGCTTCCCCGAAGCGGGCTTCCTGGGGGAGGAAGGGGGGAGCGAGGGGGGAAAGGCCCTCCGCTTCATCGTGGACCCCCTGGACGGCACGGTGAACTACGCCCATGGCTTCCCCTTCTATGCGGTTTCCATCGCCCTCGAGGTGGAAGGCCAGATCCAGGTGGGCGTGGTCCTGGACACCAGCCGGGACGAGGCCTTTTACGCGGTGCGGGGAGAGGGCGCCTTCCTAAACGGCAGGCCCATCCGGGTCACAAAGCGGAAGGAGCTTTTGGGAAGCCTTCTCGCCACGGGATTTCCCTACGACGTGGCCAAGGACCCGGAGAACCTCACCTACTTCCACCGGGCCCTGTCCCAAGGGCTTTTGGTGCGCCGGCCTGGGGCGGCAGCTTTGGACCTGGTCTATGTGGCTGCCGGGAGGCTGGAGGGCTTCTGGGAGGTGAAGCTGAACCCCTGGGATGTGGCCGCAGGCTGGCTCATCGTGGAGGAGGCCGGGGGCAAGGTGACCGACCTGGAAGGCCGGCTCTACCGCCTGGGGCACCGCTACATCGTGGCCACCAACGGCGAGATCCACGAGGCCCTCATCCAGACCCTCCTGGGCCGCTAAAATAGGGGGCATGGACCTCGAGGCCAAAAAGAAAGTCCTGCGCAGCTTCACCTATGGCCTGTACATCCTCACGGCCAAGGACGGGGAGGACTACGCCGCCGGCACCGTGAACTGGGTAACCCAGGCCTCCTTCACCCCACCCCTCGTGGCCCTGGGGGTGAAGCGGGATAGCCGCCTCCACGGGCTGATCCAGCGCACGGGGAAGCTGGCCCTCATGACCCTGGCCCAGGACCAGAAGCCCATCGCCCAGGACTTCTTCAAGCCCACGGTGCGGGAGGGGAACACCCTAAACGGCCATCCCTTTGAACCCTCCCCCACCTTTGGCCTTCCCCTCCTCAGCGAGCTTCCCTACTGGCTCGAGGCCGAGGTGCGCCACCTTTACGAGGGCGGGGACCACAGCCTGGTGGTGGCCGAGGTGGTGGAGGCTGGGGTGAGGGAAGAGGCCAAGCCCCTCATCATGTGGGACACGGGCTGGTTCTACGGGGGTTAAGGGAGGAGGCTTAGGGGCACTTCCCTACCCTCCGGAAGGAGGAAGGCCCTGACCCCATCGGTGCCGAAGATCACGTAGGGCACCCGCCAGCGGGCCTCGCGAATGTCGGTGGGGCTAGGGAAAGCGGGCCCCGTGGGGTGGGAGTGGTAGATGGCCAGGAGGGCCAGGCCCTCCCTTTCCAACTCCTTCAAGGCCCGAAGCAGGGCCAAAGGCTCCGCCAAATACCCCGTCAAGGGCTCAGGGTGGACGTTGGGCAGGGGGACCACCCGTTCCACCTCCCGCCTGCCCGCCCACAGCCCCACCCCCTCCCTGGGCACCTCCTTATCCAGGTGGGTGCGGGTTTCCGCAAGAAGCCTCCTGGGCACGTAGAGCACTTGGGACAATCGCCCCCTCCTTAGGCCTATACTATGGGCACCAAGAAGGAGGGAAGATGATCCCAGGAACCTCTCCCATCCGAACCGTGGCCCTGGTGGGCCATGCGGGAAGCGGCAAAACCACCTTGACCGAGGCCCTTCTTTTCCGAACCGGCGCCAAGGAGCGCATGGGCCGGGTGGAGGACGGCACCACCACCACCGACTACACCCCCGAGGCCAAGCTCCACCGCACCACGGTGCGCACCGGGGTGGCCCCCCTAAAGTACAAGGGCCACCGCATCTTCCTCTTGGACGCCCCCGGCTACGGGGATTTCGTGGGGGAGATACGGGGGGCTTTGGAGGCTGCAGATGCCGCCTTGGTGACGGTTTCTGCGGAAAACGGGGTGCAGGTGGGCACGGAAAGGGCCTGGACCGTGGCGGAGCGGCTGGGTCTAGCCCGCATGGTGGTGGTCACCAAGCTGGACAAGGGCGGGGATTACTACGCCCTTTTGCAGGACCTCCGGGCCACCTTAGGCCACATCCTGCCCATTGACCTTCCCCTCTTGGAAGGGGGGCGCTGGGTGGGCCTTATCGATGTCTTCCACGGTAAGGCCTACCGGTACGAGAAGGGGCAGGAGGTGGAGGTACCCGTGCCCGAGGAGGAACAGGAACGGGCCGAGCGCTTCCGCCAGGAGGTCCTCGAGGCCATCGTGGAGACCGACGAGACCCTTTTGGAAAAGTACCTGGAGGGGGAGGAGGTGACCGGGGAGGCCCTGGAAAGGGCCTTCCACGAGGCGGTGCGCAAGGGCCTCCTCTATCCCGTGGCCCTGGCCTCGGGCACGGAAGGCATCGGGGTCCTACCCCTTTTGGACCTGGTCCTGGAGGCCCTCCCTTCCCCGGAGGAACGCTTTGGAAACGGCCCCGCCCTAGCCAAGGTCTTTAAGGTCCAGGTGGACCCCTTCATGGGCCAGGTGGCCTACGTGCGCCTCTACCGGGGAAGGCTAAGGCCCGGGGACGCCTTGCAAAGCGAGGCGGGCCCCATCCGCCTTCCCCATCTCTACGTGCCCATGGGCAAGGACCTTCTGGAGGTGGAAGAGGCGGAAGGGGGGTATATCCTGGGCCTCCCTAAGGCGGAAAACCTCCACCGGGGCATGGTGCTTTGGCAAGGGGAAAGGCCGGAAAGCGAGGCGGTGCCCTTCGCCCGTTTACCTGAGCCCAACGTGCCCGTGGCCATCCGGCCCAAGGGCAAGACGGACGAGGCCAAGCTGGGAGAGGCTTTGCGGAAACTGCTGGAGGAGGACCCCAGCTTAAGGCTTGAGCGCCAGGAGGAAACCGGGGAGCTCCTCCTTTGGGGACACGGGGAGCTCCACCTCACCACCGCCAAGGAGCGCCTGGCCGACTACGGGGTGGAGGTGGAGTTCTCCGTGCCCAAGGTGCCCTACCGGGAAACCATCCGCAAGGTGGCCGAGGGGCAGGGCAAGTACAAGAAGCAGACCGGGGGGCACGGCCAGTACGGGGACGTGTGGCTCAGGCTGGAGCCTGCCCCCGAGTACACCTTTGAGTGGCGCATCACCGGGGGGGTGATCCCCAGCAAGTACCAGGAGGCCATTGAGGAGGGGATCCTCGAGGCCGCCAAGAAGGGGGTTCTGGCGGGCTACCCGGTGATGGGCTTCAAGGCCATCGTGTATAACGGCTCCTACCACGAGGTGGACTCCTCCGACCTCGCCTTCCAGATCGCCGCCAGCATGGCCTTCAAGAAGGTGATGGAGCTGGCTAGCCCCGTTCTCCTGGAACCCATCTACCAGATCAAGGTGATCGCCCCCCAGGAGCGGGTGGGGGATATCCTCTCCGACCTTCAGGCAAGGCGGGGGCGGATCCTGGGCATGGAACAGGAGGGGGCCCTGGCGGCGGTGAGGGCCGAGGTGCCCCTGGCCGAGGTCCTGGAGTACTACAAGGCCTTGCCCAGCCTCACCGGGGGAGCGGGGGCCTACACCCTGGAGTTCAGCCACTACGCCGAGGTCCCCCCTCACCTGGCCCAGAAGGTGATCCAGGAGCGCAAGGCCGTGGAGGAATGAGGAGGCCATAGGGCAGTGGAAGAACTCCCGGCCATCTCCCGACTGAAGGAGGCGCTCAGCCAGGTTCTCTTCGGCCAGGAGGAGGTGATCGAGGCCCTCCTGGCCACGGTCCTGGCCCGGGGGCACACCCTCATGGAGGGGGTGCCGGGCTTAGGGAAGACCCTCCTGGCCGAAGGCTTCGCCAGGGGAAGCGGCCTCAGCTACAAGCGCATCCAGTTCACCCCCGACCTCCTCCCCCAGGACCTCACGGGAAGCGAGGTGTTTCGCGAGGGTCAGTTCGCCTTCGTCAAGGGTCCCCTCTTCGCCCAGGTGGTCCTGGCGGACGAGATCAACCGGGCCCCGCCCAAGGTGCAGTCGGCCCTCCTCGAGGCCATGCAGGAACGGGCGGTGACCATAGGAGGGGTCCGCTACCCCCTGCCCGAGCCCTTCTTCGTGGTGGCCACGCAAAACCCTTT is part of the Thermus caldifontis genome and encodes:
- a CDS encoding histidine triad nucleotide-binding protein, with the protein product MECVFCRIIAGELSSRKVYEDAGFVAFHDIRPRAPVHVLVVPKEHVEKLSDYPDTEEGERKLGALFRTANRVARSLGLEGYKVQVHVGEKGGQEVFHVHVHVMGSPS
- a CDS encoding MiaB/RimO family radical SAM methylthiotransferase, which translates into the protein MRAAFRTLGCKVNQVETEALLGFLKALEPEVVPLEAGADLVVINTCAVTTTAEADARKEIRRARRANPKAFIVVTGCYAELAPEEVRELGADAVVPNTRKAELPKVILEHFGLPADPITTPPNEFWGAGERGLLNSRVRAFLKVQDGCQVGCAYCIIPRLRGKERHRDFRDALAEAETLLRMGIKEIVLTGVRLGSYRGHPKGLAGLVEDLHHLGARVRLSSIEPEDVGEDLLGVIARYAPGVRPHLHLSLQTGSDRLLRLMGRRYDKAYYRKLVQRAYELIPGFALTTDVIAGLPTETEEEHQETLAFLEELRPTRVHAFTYTPRPKTKAASMPQVPPEVRKRRTKEIIALAQRLAEERLRPKLGSQVEVLVERIQDGLALGHTPDYYEARLSGPTRPGDTVLARVEGAEGYTLLGRVEAVVEGPPLPVELPLG
- a CDS encoding LAGLIDADG family homing endonuclease, translating into MEHLFDEHAQAIAKRQYLQEGDGDILGMFRRVAREIAKVEKPEDRAFWEEKFYHLMASKRFSPGGRILSGAGTLHGNLLNCFVQGATENPPESFEGIMEVAKKLALVTKVGGGNGVNLDPYRSKGNRKRRAVQGVAYLSARHPDVTDFIRGLMRPPTNPEGEKEEIALKNFKRAVYGEVSPELRSLAERYGVGILKEPPEAIRVPDDMGGIIDAAQKAADLARKGFSPHVDFSLLRPEGAPIRGSGGTSSGPVSFLFEIFDNFLEWAALGAEEAGPVATLRYVYAPVLRVVRQGGTRRGAGMATLSIEHPDLLDFLTAKDLDREKAEGDISTFNISVLVTEAFMKALEEDALWPVTPIEVPGKYYPYPVEGTYTGHIPSLPEREDGAKPIPLYGGKVPARWLWHEIAWHAWATGEPGLIFVDRINELSALKGLGPRYQIHSTNPCFVGSTRIPTEYGLVPIEELVQKGSFFLVTDNRAPFGGLGGPRPGMGTTVRRAAKAFFTGVKPVVRLTTREGLEVTLTPDHKVLTPEGYRKAGGLKPGDRILVQSGEGLFPKEELLPVPALAVAQARVATAGSRGGRGRQDVQAQYTNLPTRWSRELGVALGWLLGDGYLREDGVGFYFSRQDFENVSWLPTLLRDWFGGGSLQETPSSTYHLHFNRIPSEFFQALGVKPAKGTEKRVPESLFRAPREAVVGFLQGLFSADGSVQINPHKKDATIRLASSSPELLKDVQLLLLNLGIYGKIYKRREAGLKALPDSQRKPKLYPVAAQYELILGAENRDHFAEVVGFLQKEKQEKLTSFLKARPRGSYGKPFLATVEKIEPAGEAPVYDLTEPVTHSLIAGGLVCHNCGEIPLTTGEPCDLGALNLAAYVKDGVFQMEEFRKDVHTAIRFLDNVLDVNQFALKDNEEAAKKLRRLGLGVMGLADALIKMGLPYASEAAREKVYEIMSAMREEAIKASEALAEERGPFPLYEEHREYFAALGVRPRRNVALLTVAPTGTTSMLMGVSSGIEPVFSPFVWRRIGGEYKPLLHPLFVELMEAYPPHPEYEKGGKWDWDRIISAIQEDGHGSVKNLPFVPEAIRQIFECAHDIHPLDHVRMQGAVQRAFDSEGYAGNSLSKTINLPNHATVEEVEAAYLEAYRTGCKGITVYRDGSREFQVLTVKKAEEKKESPVDGQGMGSHLEEAPWASNPVPQAPSSAPQPGTPIYERPGRLMGFTDMVKLLSPDGGKRSFLVTVNMLEGRPIEVILTSGKAGDEANADSEALGRVVSIALQYGVPPEALIRTLRGINGGLYGTYQGRLVSSKADLIAVALETIPEALKGQAAPSPEATPQVHLGNGDPVAELAGIPPLSGGSLGGRGPQEGRLALAGASTCPVCGQKALVREEGCFKCQVCGYSKCG
- a CDS encoding Uma2 family endonuclease — encoded protein: MVQPRRFTRKEYRRLLEAGVIQEDERVELIEGTVVEMSPIGSRHAAGVKKLNALFHQALGERALVGVQDPIRLSPFSEPQPDLVLLKVRPDFYAQDHPGPEDILLLVEVAEASLAYDRQVKLPLYAQAGIPEVWLVNLEENRVEVYRNPMGGAFQEVRELGPEDTLSPMAFPQVSWKAKEILP
- a CDS encoding phosphoribosylanthranilate isomerase, which produces MRIKICGITRLEDALLAEALGAFALGFVFAPGSKRRVALEVARSISEALGPLAVRVGVFQDQGPEEVLRLAEGAKLQVVQLHGQEPPEWAEAIGKHYPVIKAFSLTGPADPAWKDYPASALLLDGKVPGSGQAYPRDWARPLLQTGKRVILAGGITPENLEEVLALRPYALDLSSGVEQAPGVKDEAKLRRLFAKVRDFAARRMMER
- a CDS encoding inositol monophosphatase family protein, giving the protein MIGQKHPYYPFLETMLEAAHLAKGIHAYYLEKGFTHGTKSGPTDLVTQADRESEEAIKELLLSRFPEAGFLGEEGGSEGGKALRFIVDPLDGTVNYAHGFPFYAVSIALEVEGQIQVGVVLDTSRDEAFYAVRGEGAFLNGRPIRVTKRKELLGSLLATGFPYDVAKDPENLTYFHRALSQGLLVRRPGAAALDLVYVAAGRLEGFWEVKLNPWDVAAGWLIVEEAGGKVTDLEGRLYRLGHRYIVATNGEIHEALIQTLLGR
- a CDS encoding flavin reductase family protein; translated protein: MDLEAKKKVLRSFTYGLYILTAKDGEDYAAGTVNWVTQASFTPPLVALGVKRDSRLHGLIQRTGKLALMTLAQDQKPIAQDFFKPTVREGNTLNGHPFEPSPTFGLPLLSELPYWLEAEVRHLYEGGDHSLVVAEVVEAGVREEAKPLIMWDTGWFYGG
- a CDS encoding M67 family metallopeptidase, whose amino-acid sequence is MSQVLYVPRRLLAETRTHLDKEVPREGVGLWAGRREVERVVPLPNVHPEPLTGYLAEPLALLRALKELEREGLALLAIYHSHPTGPAFPSPTDIREARWRVPYVIFGTDGVRAFLLPEGREVPLSLLP
- a CDS encoding elongation factor G, producing MIPGTSPIRTVALVGHAGSGKTTLTEALLFRTGAKERMGRVEDGTTTTDYTPEAKLHRTTVRTGVAPLKYKGHRIFLLDAPGYGDFVGEIRGALEAADAALVTVSAENGVQVGTERAWTVAERLGLARMVVVTKLDKGGDYYALLQDLRATLGHILPIDLPLLEGGRWVGLIDVFHGKAYRYEKGQEVEVPVPEEEQERAERFRQEVLEAIVETDETLLEKYLEGEEVTGEALERAFHEAVRKGLLYPVALASGTEGIGVLPLLDLVLEALPSPEERFGNGPALAKVFKVQVDPFMGQVAYVRLYRGRLRPGDALQSEAGPIRLPHLYVPMGKDLLEVEEAEGGYILGLPKAENLHRGMVLWQGERPESEAVPFARLPEPNVPVAIRPKGKTDEAKLGEALRKLLEEDPSLRLERQEETGELLLWGHGELHLTTAKERLADYGVEVEFSVPKVPYRETIRKVAEGQGKYKKQTGGHGQYGDVWLRLEPAPEYTFEWRITGGVIPSKYQEAIEEGILEAAKKGVLAGYPVMGFKAIVYNGSYHEVDSSDLAFQIAASMAFKKVMELASPVLLEPIYQIKVIAPQERVGDILSDLQARRGRILGMEQEGALAAVRAEVPLAEVLEYYKALPSLTGGAGAYTLEFSHYAEVPPHLAQKVIQERKAVEE